In a single window of the Patagioenas fasciata isolate bPatFas1 chromosome 22, bPatFas1.hap1, whole genome shotgun sequence genome:
- the CCR10 gene encoding C-C chemokine receptor type 10 isoform X1, with the protein MQDQPPSMQATLSPIGTELTATTDFYPGWDVSLLGDSKLPELCEKQAVQGFARTYQPAVYLLLSLLGIAGNGLVLVTHTRYRRAHSITDVCLLHLALSDLLLLLTLPFAVTNTLQGWSPGTAACKVLQGLYALNFYSGFLFLTCISVDRYVAIVQVPAACRLRPRARRHGWLTAGLAWLLATLLALPQFIYGQAEQHQDLQLCRVVFPRAVSRAARGATNLVQVVLGFAVPFLVMASCYAAVARTLLATRGAQPHRALRVLLALVLVFVALQLPHSLMVLLDAAELLASWEVSCAQSRRKDLALLVTGGLAYLRCCLNPLLYAFLGQRFRQELCLLASDAGCVGPLDSRCPTCPSPRRRTSLSTCQDVV; encoded by the exons ATGCAGGACCAG CCTCCTTCTATGCAGGCAACCCTCAGCCCCATTGGAACGGAGCTGACCGCCACCACCGACTTCTACCCCGGGTGGGACGTGTCCTTGTTGGGGGACAGCAAGCTGCCCGAGCTCTGCGAGAAGCAGGCAGTGCAGGGTTTTGCCCGCACCTACCAGCCGGCTGTCTACCTGCTGCTCTCGCTGCTGGGCATAGCGGGGAACGGGCTGGTGCTGGTCACGCACACCCGCTACCGCCGGGCACACAGCATCACCGACGTCTGCCTGCTGCACCTCGCCCTGTCcgacctcctgctgctcctcacgCTGCCCTTCGCCGTCACcaacacgctgcagggctggtccCCCGGCACGGCTGCCTGCAAGGTGCTGCAGGGCCTCTACGCCCTCAACTTCTACAGTGGCTTCCTCTTCCTCACCTGCATCAGCGTGGACCGCTACGTGGCCATTGTGCAGGTGCCGGCTGCTTGCCGCTTGCGCCCACGGGCTCGCCGCCACGGCTGGCTGACGGCAGGGCTGGCCTggctgctggccacgctgctggCGCTACCGCAGTTCATCTACGGTCAAGCGGAGCAGCACCAGGACCTCCAGCTCTGCCGCGTCGTCTTCCCCCGGGCGGTTTCACGAGCAGCACGGGGGGCCACCAACCTGGTGCAGGTGGTGCTGGGCTTCGCGGTGCCCTTCCTGGTCATGGCAAGCTGCTACGCGGCCGTGGCCCGGACGCTGCTGGCCACCCGTGGCGCCCAGCCCCACCGGGCACTGCGGGTGCTGCTGGCCCTCGTGCTGGTGTTCGTGGCCCTGCAGTTGCCCCACAGCCTGATGGTGCTGCTGGACGCGGCCGAGCTGCTGGCCAGCTGGGAGGTGAGCTGTGCCCAGAGCCGCCGCAAGGACCTGGCCCTGCTGGTCACGGGCGGGCTGGCCTACCTGCGCTGCTGCCTCAACCCGCTGCTCTACGCCTTCCTGGGCCAACGTTTCCGCCAGGAGCTGTGCCTGCTGGCCAGCGATGCCGGCTGTGTGGGACCCCTCGACTCGCGCTGCCCCACTTGCCCCAGTCCCCGCCGGCGGACATCGCTCTCCACCTGCCAGGATGTGGTGTAG
- the CNTNAP1 gene encoding contactin-associated protein 1, producing the protein MGARPLLGLLLAACAGLLLPCPGCLARPCYDELVAPLYSSSIGASSRYNIFYSASFARLHSTSGWSPDPRDKQPWLQVDLMQKHRINAVATQGTFNTYDWLTRYIVLYGDHPTSWKPFFQQGSNWTFFGNVNESGVVRHDLHYPILARYIRIIPVAWNPRGKIGLRLGLYGCPYRSHVLYFDGDDAISYRFRAKRISTREDDISFNFKTLEQDGVLMHGEGSQGDYITVELKQAQLLLHISLGSSPLHASEGHTTVAVGSLLDDQHWHSLHIERYGHHVNLTLDGEVKRFRCRGTFDQLDLETEIFFGGVIDQDKQHLTYRQNFRGCVENIIFNGVNIADLARHRRPNIRFEGSVGHYCQDQLNNPITFAGINNYVRVPGIPRRNRLAVSFRFRSWDTAGLLLYTSFADRLGSLEVVLSEGQINVSIAQPGKKKLEFAAGHRLNDGFWHSVQLVARDGSAVVTIDDDDGAEFRVAHPFQLRTGSQYFFGGCPKPASVTGCRSNQTAFHGCLQMLNVDMQPVDVELMVQHRLAQYFNVFFNVCGITDRCTPNLCEHDSRCIQSWDDFMCICDLTGYKGETCHKSLYKESCDAYRVSGKTSGNYTIDPDGSGPLKPFTVYCDIREDRAWTIIRHNRHYVTRVTGSSVDQPYLGTVEYWNASWAEVSALANASEYCEQRIELHCYSSRLLNTPSGLPFSFWMGRNDERHYYWGGSRPGIQRCACGLDKNCVDPKYFCNCDADHALWRTDKGLLTFVDHLPVTQVVVGDTNRSGSEAQFLLGPLRCYGDRNTWNTVSFNRGTALLFPTFQANHSLDISFYFKTTALSGVFLENPGTRNYIRIELNTTRDVVFAYDIGNGDENLTVRSVVPWNDDEWHQVKAELNVKLARLRVDKLPWVVRPAPPQSFVRLDFDRPLYVGAAEHKMRPFLGCLRALRMNGVTLNLEGKANETEGVRVNCTGHCQDPPVPCQNSGTCIERYSHYSCNCSISAFDGPFCNHDIGGYFEEGTWVRYNILPMSLYAAREFASIVSSPWQPLPGYNLTSEEVSFSFSTTSAPAILLYVSTFVKDYMAVLIKDDGSLQLRYQLGTSPYIFALTTKPVTDGRPHRVNITRLHRTLYTQVDYLPVMEQQFSLFVDSKLDSPKNLYLGRVMETGVIDPEIQRYNTPGFSGCLSGVKFNSLVPLKAIFRPTSPLRPYSIRGELVESSCASMLPLTTILIPPEMDPWYMGTEFPHVHDDGWIGIIIGFIIFLLLLLGGLLVLLYFYHHRYKGSYHTNEPKAVQDYGGAAKPLSVRKDQNLPQILEEAKGD; encoded by the exons ATGGGCGCTCGCCCCCTCCTCGGGCTCCTGCTCGCCGCCTGCGCcggcctcctgctcccctgccccgGCTGCCTCGCAC GACCCTGCTACGATGAGCTCGTCGCGCCCCTCTATTCCTCATCCATCGGTGCCTCCTCCAGATACAACATCTTCTATTCAGCCAGCTTTGCCCGGCTGCACA GCACCAGCGGTTGGTCCCCCGACCCCCGGGACAAGCAGCCCTGGCTCCAGGTCGACCTGATGCAAAAGCACCGGATCAACGCAGTGGCCACGCAGGGGACGTTCAACACCTACGACTGGCTGACACGCTACATTGTGCTCTACGGAGACCACCCCACCAGCTGGAAACCCTTCTTCCAGCAGGGCAGCAACTGG ACATTCTTTGGGAACGTGAATGAGAGCGGGGTGGTCCGGCATGATCTGCACTACCCCATCCTTGCGCGCTACATCCGTATCATCCCAGTGGCCTGGAACCCCCGTGGGAAGATCGGGCTGCGCTTGGGCCTCTACGGCTGCCCCTACC ggtcccacgTGCTCTACTTTGATGGGGATGATGCCATCTCCTACCGGTTCCGGGCCAAGAGGATCAGCACCCGCGAGGATGACATCTCCTTCAACTTCAAGACGCTGGAGCAGGACGGGGTGCTGATGCACGGGGAGGGCTCGCAGGGGGACTACATCACAGTGGAGCTCAAGCaagcccagctcctcctgcacatCAGCTTAG GCAGCAGCCCGCTGCACGCCAGCGAGGGACACACGACAGTGGCCGTGGGCAGCCTCCTGGATGACCAGCACTGGCACTCGCTGCACATCGAGCGCTACGGCCACCACGTCAACCTGACGCTGGACGGGGAGGTCAAGCGCTTCCGCTGCCGTGGCACCTTCGACCAGCTCGACCTCGAAACCGAG ATCTTCTTCGGGGGGGTGATCGACCAGGACAAGCAGCACCTCACCTACCGGCAAAACTTCCGAGGCTGCGTGGAGAACATCATCTTCAACGGGGTCAACATCGCCGACCTGGCCCGGCACCGGAGACCCAACATCCGCTTTGAG GGCAGCGTGGGCCACTACTGCCAGGaccagctgaacaaccccatcacCTTCGCTGGCATCAACAACTACGTGAGAGTGCCGGGGATCCCACGGAGGAACCGCCTGGCCGTCAGCTTCCGATTCCGCTCCTGGGACACCGCCGGGCTCCTGCTCTACACCAGCTTCGCCGACCGCCTGGGCTCCCTCGAGGTGGTGCTGAGCGAGGGGCAGATCAACGTCTCCATCGCCCAGCCCGGCAAGAAGAAGCTGGAGTTTGCCGCAG GGCATCGCCTCAACGACGGCTTCTGGCACTCGGTGCAGCTCGTGGCACGGGATGGCTCAGCCGTGGTGACCATCGACGATGATGACGGCGCCGAATTTCGGGTGGCGCATCCCTTCCAGCTCCGCACTGGCAGCCAGTACTTCTTCGGAG GCTGCCCCAAACCAGCCTCGGTCACCGGCTGCCGGTCGAACCAGACGGCCTTCCACGGCTGCCTGCAGATGCTGAACGTGGACATGCAGCCTGTGGACGTGGAGCTGATGGTGCAGCACCGGCTGGCGCAATACTTCAACGTGTTCTTCAATGTCTGTGGCATCACCGACAG GTGCACCCCCAACCTGTGCGAGCACGACAGCCGCTGCATCCAGTCCTGGGATGACTTCATGTGCATCTGCGACCTGACGGGGTACAAGGGGGAGACCTGCCACAAAT CCCTTTACAAGGAGTCGTGCGACGCTTATCGGGTCAGCGGGAAAACCTCGGGGAACTACACCATTGATCCGGATGGCAGCGGGCCGCTCAAGCCCTTCACGGTGTACTGCGACATCCGAG AGGACCGAGCGTGGACCATCATCCGGCACAACCGCCACTACGTCACGCGGGTGACGGGCTCCAGCGTGGACCAGCCCTACCTGGGCACCGTGGAGTACTGGAACGCCTCGTGGGCCGAGGTGTCGGCGCTGGCAAACGCGTCCGAGTACTGCGAGCAGCGCATCGAGCTGCACTGCTACAGCTCCCGCCTGCTCAACACCCCCT ctgggctgcCCTTCAGCTTCTGGATGGGCCGGAACGACGAGCGGCATTACTactgggggggctctcggccgggCATCCAGCGCTGCGCCTGCGGGCTGGACAAGAACTGCGTCGACCCCAAGTACTTCTGCAACTGCGACGCCGACCACGCGCTGTG GAGGACGGACAAGGGTCTCCTGACCTTCGTGGACCACCTGCCCGTCACCCAGGTTGTGGTTGGGGACACCAACCGCTCTGGCTCCGAAGCCCAGTTCCTGCTGGGACCCCTGCGGTGCTATGGAGACC GCAACACCTGGAACACCGTCTCCTTCAACAGGGGCACAGCCCTGCTCTTCCCCACCTTCCAGGCCAACCACAGCCTTGACATCTCCTTCTACTTCAAGACCACCGCCCTGTCCGGCGTCTTCCTGGAGAACCCAGGCACCCGAAACTACATCCGCATTGAGCTCAACA CCACCAGGGATGTGGTGTTCGCCTACGACATCGGGAACGGGGACGAGAACCTGACGGTGCGGTCGGTGGTGCCCTGGAACGACGACGAGTGGCACCAGGTGAAGGCTGAGCTCAACGTGAAGCTGGCGCGGCTGCGGGTGGACAAGCTGCCCTGGGTGGTGCGGCCGGCGCCCCCGCAGAGCTTCGTCCGCCTGGACTTCGACAGGCCCCTCTATGTCG GCGCGGCAGAGCACAAGATGCGCCCGTTCCTGGGGTGCCTGCGGGCGCTGCGGATGAACGGGGTGACGCTCAACCTGGAGGGCAAGGCCAACGAGACGGAGGGGGTGAGGGTCAACTGCACCGGCCACTGCCAGGACCCGCCGGTGCCCTGCCAGAACAGCGGGACCTGCATCGAGCGCTACAGCCACTACAGCTGCAACTGCAGCATCTCCGCCTTCGACGGGCCCTTCTGCAACCACG ACATCGGCGGGTATTTCGAGGAGGGCACATGGGTGCGGTACAACATCTTGCCGATGTCTCTGTACGCCGCCCGGGAGTTCGCCAGCATCGTCAGCAGCCCCTGGCAGCCCCTGCCCGGCTACAACCTGACGAGCGAGGAGGTCAGCTTCAGCTTCAGCACCACCTCGGCCCCCGCCATCCTGCTCTACGTCAGCACCTTCGTCAAGGACTACATGGCCGTGCTCATCAAGGATgatg GGAGCCTGCAGCTGCGCTACCAGCTGGGTACCAGCCCCTACATCTTCGCCCTCACCACCAAACCGGTGACGGACGGGAGACCCCACCGTGTCAACATCACCCGCCTGCACCGCACGCTGTACACCCAG GTGGATTATCTCCCCGTCATGGAGCAGCAGTTCTCTCTGTTTGTGGACAGCAAGCTggactcccccaaaaacctgtACCTGGGGCGTGTGATGG AAACTGGCGTCATTGACCCCGAGATCCAGCGCTACAACACACCCGGCTTCTCCGGCTGCCTCTCGGGGGTGAAGTTCAACAGCCTCGTCCCCCTCAAAGCCATTTTCCGCCCCACCAGCCCCCTGCGGCCCTACAGCATCCGCGGGGAGCTGGTGGAGTCCAGCTGCGCCTCCATGCTGCCCCtcaccaccatcctcatccccCCCGAGATGGACCCCTGGTACATGGGCACAG AGTTCCCGCACGTGCACGACGACGGCTGGATCGGGATCATCATCGGCT TCATCAtcttcctgctcctgctgctgggggggctgctggtgctgctgtatTTCTACCACCACCGCTACAAGGGCTCCTACCACACCAACGAGCCCAAAGCCGTCCAGGACTACGGCGGCGCCGCCAAACCGCTGTCGGTGCGGAAGGACCAGAACCTGCCCCAAATCCTGGAGGAGGCAAAAGGGGActaa
- the CCR10 gene encoding C-C chemokine receptor type 10 isoform X2 codes for MQDQATLSPIGTELTATTDFYPGWDVSLLGDSKLPELCEKQAVQGFARTYQPAVYLLLSLLGIAGNGLVLVTHTRYRRAHSITDVCLLHLALSDLLLLLTLPFAVTNTLQGWSPGTAACKVLQGLYALNFYSGFLFLTCISVDRYVAIVQVPAACRLRPRARRHGWLTAGLAWLLATLLALPQFIYGQAEQHQDLQLCRVVFPRAVSRAARGATNLVQVVLGFAVPFLVMASCYAAVARTLLATRGAQPHRALRVLLALVLVFVALQLPHSLMVLLDAAELLASWEVSCAQSRRKDLALLVTGGLAYLRCCLNPLLYAFLGQRFRQELCLLASDAGCVGPLDSRCPTCPSPRRRTSLSTCQDVV; via the exons ATGCAGGACCAG GCAACCCTCAGCCCCATTGGAACGGAGCTGACCGCCACCACCGACTTCTACCCCGGGTGGGACGTGTCCTTGTTGGGGGACAGCAAGCTGCCCGAGCTCTGCGAGAAGCAGGCAGTGCAGGGTTTTGCCCGCACCTACCAGCCGGCTGTCTACCTGCTGCTCTCGCTGCTGGGCATAGCGGGGAACGGGCTGGTGCTGGTCACGCACACCCGCTACCGCCGGGCACACAGCATCACCGACGTCTGCCTGCTGCACCTCGCCCTGTCcgacctcctgctgctcctcacgCTGCCCTTCGCCGTCACcaacacgctgcagggctggtccCCCGGCACGGCTGCCTGCAAGGTGCTGCAGGGCCTCTACGCCCTCAACTTCTACAGTGGCTTCCTCTTCCTCACCTGCATCAGCGTGGACCGCTACGTGGCCATTGTGCAGGTGCCGGCTGCTTGCCGCTTGCGCCCACGGGCTCGCCGCCACGGCTGGCTGACGGCAGGGCTGGCCTggctgctggccacgctgctggCGCTACCGCAGTTCATCTACGGTCAAGCGGAGCAGCACCAGGACCTCCAGCTCTGCCGCGTCGTCTTCCCCCGGGCGGTTTCACGAGCAGCACGGGGGGCCACCAACCTGGTGCAGGTGGTGCTGGGCTTCGCGGTGCCCTTCCTGGTCATGGCAAGCTGCTACGCGGCCGTGGCCCGGACGCTGCTGGCCACCCGTGGCGCCCAGCCCCACCGGGCACTGCGGGTGCTGCTGGCCCTCGTGCTGGTGTTCGTGGCCCTGCAGTTGCCCCACAGCCTGATGGTGCTGCTGGACGCGGCCGAGCTGCTGGCCAGCTGGGAGGTGAGCTGTGCCCAGAGCCGCCGCAAGGACCTGGCCCTGCTGGTCACGGGCGGGCTGGCCTACCTGCGCTGCTGCCTCAACCCGCTGCTCTACGCCTTCCTGGGCCAACGTTTCCGCCAGGAGCTGTGCCTGCTGGCCAGCGATGCCGGCTGTGTGGGACCCCTCGACTCGCGCTGCCCCACTTGCCCCAGTCCCCGCCGGCGGACATCGCTCTCCACCTGCCAGGATGTGGTGTAG